A genomic segment from Thermodesulfatator atlanticus DSM 21156 encodes:
- a CDS encoding Rho termination factor N-terminal domain-containing protein gives MAELPKLEKKLEKMTVKELREIALQIPEITGVHGMNKEELISALKKVYGIEEAPRKVGGSMRELKAKIAKFKELAAKAKEEGNMELYERYRKLASRFKKRTRKLARKVA, from the coding sequence ATGGCAGAACTTCCAAAACTTGAAAAGAAGCTCGAAAAAATGACAGTTAAAGAACTGCGTGAAATTGCCCTTCAGATTCCGGAGATTACCGGTGTTCACGGAATGAACAAGGAAGAACTTATCTCTGCACTTAAAAAAGTTTACGGCATAGAAGAGGCCCCACGAAAAGTTGGCGGTAGTATGCGTGAGCTTAAGGCAAAGATTGCTAAGTTTAAAGAGCTTGCCGCCAAGGCTAAAGAAGAAGGCAACATGGAGCTTTATGAGCGCTACCGCAAGCTAGCCTCGCGTTTTAAAAAGCGCACCAGAAAGCTTGCCCGGAAGGTGGCCTAA
- a CDS encoding MgtC/SapB family protein, with protein sequence MIELVHIEKLLLAAALGAIIGYEREKHGQAAGFRTNIIVATSSCLLMILALILIENYGKVSASASIRIDPARIPSYAVAGMGFLGAGAIIKGRGTVRGLTTAASLWLVNAIGLTVGAGAYFLAVVTTLVSIVFLYVFRMVFRPSFVRDTYRILAVTCSCPFEQLERIKAILTEYKIEIQNIDFYYDLSQNSYTMKLRLRMTDDIPLDKLVEEILIEETVKRIIWEEAPVP encoded by the coding sequence ATGATTGAACTGGTTCACATAGAAAAGCTACTTTTGGCCGCAGCCCTAGGGGCTATCATTGGCTATGAACGCGAAAAACACGGCCAGGCAGCGGGTTTTCGCACTAACATCATCGTGGCCACTTCTTCGTGCCTGTTGATGATTCTTGCCCTCATACTCATTGAAAATTACGGCAAGGTTTCGGCAAGCGCTTCTATTAGAATAGACCCTGCACGCATTCCCTCCTACGCCGTAGCAGGAATGGGTTTTTTAGGGGCAGGGGCCATTATCAAGGGTCGTGGTACGGTACGCGGGCTCACCACCGCGGCAAGCCTCTGGTTGGTAAATGCCATTGGCCTTACCGTAGGAGCCGGTGCCTATTTTCTGGCCGTGGTTACCACCCTGGTAAGCATTGTTTTCTTGTATGTATTTCGCATGGTTTTTCGGCCAAGTTTTGTGCGCGACACTTACAGGATTCTTGCGGTAACGTGTTCCTGCCCCTTTGAACAACTTGAAAGAATCAAAGCTATTCTCACTGAATACAAAATCGAAATACAAAATATCGACTTTTATTATGACCTTTCGCAAAATTCGTACACCATGAAACTTCGCTTGCGTATGACAGACGATATTCCCCTTGACAAATTAGTGGAAGAAATCCTGATCGAAGAAACCGTAAAACGTATTATCTGGGAAGAAGCCCCGGTTCCCTAG
- the glmM gene encoding phosphoglucosamine mutase, which produces MGKLFGTDGIRGKANKWPMTPEIALQVGRAVGYLFKNHGSKHKILIGKDTRLSGYLLENAIASGLCSMGAEALFVGPLPTPAIAFLTTDMRCDAGIVISASHNPYYDNGIKIFGRDGFKLSDALEEEIEDMVLNDSISSKRAQNEEIGKAYRIEDARGRYVVHLKNTFPKGETLEGLKIVLDCANGAAYKVAPAVFEELGAEVIKIGVSPNGLNINDGCGALYPQKVAELVRQENAHLGIALDGDADRVIVIDEKGRIVDGDQILAMCAREMKENGTLKGDAVVATVMSNMGLEKVLESMGLRLIRTKVGDRFVVERMREEGINLGGEQSGHIIFLDHATTGDGILAALQVLAVMKRHGKPLSELADIFEKYPQVLVNVKVKEKVPQEEIPGLSELVAKVEKELGDEGRVLIRPSGTEPKYRVMLEGLDEAKIKAYAEEIAALIREKLS; this is translated from the coding sequence ATGGGAAAACTATTTGGCACAGATGGCATCCGTGGTAAGGCCAATAAGTGGCCCATGACACCAGAAATAGCCTTACAAGTGGGTCGTGCCGTGGGTTATCTTTTCAAAAATCATGGAAGTAAACACAAAATCCTTATCGGGAAAGACACCCGACTCTCAGGGTATCTTCTTGAGAATGCTATTGCTTCGGGGCTTTGTTCCATGGGGGCAGAGGCCCTTTTTGTGGGGCCGCTTCCAACGCCTGCGATTGCGTTCCTAACTACTGACATGCGCTGTGACGCGGGCATTGTTATCTCCGCCTCTCATAATCCTTATTATGACAACGGGATCAAAATATTTGGCAGAGACGGCTTTAAGCTTTCAGATGCACTGGAAGAAGAAATAGAAGACATGGTGTTAAATGATTCCATTTCTTCTAAACGTGCTCAGAATGAAGAGATAGGCAAGGCCTATCGTATTGAAGATGCAAGGGGCCGCTATGTGGTGCACCTAAAAAATACTTTTCCTAAAGGCGAGACCCTTGAAGGGCTTAAGATAGTCCTTGATTGTGCAAACGGCGCGGCTTACAAGGTTGCCCCTGCTGTTTTTGAAGAACTTGGCGCTGAAGTGATAAAGATCGGGGTCTCCCCAAATGGGCTAAACATAAACGATGGTTGCGGGGCCCTTTATCCCCAAAAAGTCGCAGAGCTAGTGCGTCAGGAGAACGCACACCTTGGTATCGCCCTTGATGGTGACGCTGACCGAGTCATTGTTATCGATGAGAAAGGGCGAATAGTTGATGGGGACCAGATACTGGCTATGTGTGCCAGAGAAATGAAAGAAAACGGTACCCTTAAAGGCGATGCCGTGGTAGCCACGGTGATGAGTAATATGGGGCTTGAAAAGGTCCTTGAGTCCATGGGGCTTCGTTTGATTCGGACTAAAGTGGGCGATCGCTTTGTAGTAGAAAGGATGCGCGAGGAAGGTATCAACCTAGGTGGCGAACAGTCAGGGCATATCATTTTCCTTGATCATGCTACCACCGGAGACGGTATTTTGGCGGCCCTTCAGGTGCTTGCGGTTATGAAGCGCCATGGTAAACCTCTTTCAGAGCTCGCCGATATTTTTGAAAAATATCCCCAGGTCCTGGTGAATGTAAAAGTAAAAGAAAAAGTCCCCCAGGAAGAAATTCCTGGGCTTTCGGAACTGGTGGCAAAGGTTGAAAAGGAATTAGGCGATGAGGGAAGGGTGCTCATTAGGCCTTCAGGTACAGAGCCCAAATATCGTGTGATGCTTGAGGGATTAGACGAAGCCAAGATAAAGGCCTATGCCGAAGAGATTGCCGCTTTGATTCGCGAAAAGCTCAGCTAG
- a CDS encoding CdaR family protein, with amino-acid sequence MNPFRFFSQNLFLKILSLAFAILLWFFVVLEDKVEKEITAEIKVTDIPAGLVLIKEPPAYVYIKVMGPRSILRSIEKKPVVVVLNLKGLGVGKHRIKITPRMLDLPAGLSIQEISPDEIEIVLEKEARRVVKVKPVIYGTPKQGWIVDEIKVSPDKVKIKGPRSLIYRIREIQTRPIDITGLYGEVKKIALLDIPPMIKADHDRVEVTIRFKEKIVTREIKDLPIQIKGLPKGRHATLEPSKINLVLKGPERLLGAFAELKIKAYVELKKLTPAKQLLEIKIELPPGVKVLELEPRKIKVNLE; translated from the coding sequence GTGAATCCATTTAGGTTTTTTAGTCAAAACTTGTTTTTAAAAATACTTTCGCTGGCATTTGCCATTTTGCTCTGGTTCTTTGTGGTCCTTGAAGACAAAGTCGAGAAGGAAATTACTGCCGAAATTAAAGTCACGGATATTCCCGCAGGACTTGTCTTGATCAAAGAGCCGCCTGCTTATGTTTACATAAAGGTGATGGGGCCAAGAAGTATCCTCAGAAGTATCGAAAAAAAGCCTGTAGTTGTCGTTTTGAATTTAAAGGGCCTGGGAGTTGGAAAACACCGTATCAAGATAACGCCACGAATGCTCGATTTACCTGCAGGTCTTAGTATTCAAGAGATTAGCCCTGACGAGATTGAAATTGTCCTGGAAAAAGAGGCCAGAAGGGTGGTAAAGGTGAAGCCCGTGATTTACGGGACTCCCAAGCAAGGTTGGATAGTTGATGAAATAAAAGTCTCTCCTGACAAAGTGAAAATAAAGGGCCCAAGATCCTTGATTTACCGGATCCGTGAAATCCAAACCAGACCTATCGACATCACCGGGCTTTATGGAGAGGTAAAAAAGATAGCGCTTCTTGACATACCCCCTATGATTAAGGCAGACCATGACCGGGTAGAAGTGACCATCAGGTTTAAGGAAAAAATTGTCACCAGGGAGATAAAAGATCTTCCGATACAAATAAAGGGTCTTCCCAAGGGAAGACACGCAACCCTTGAGCCTTCGAAAATAAACCTGGTGCTCAAAGGGCCAGAGCGCCTGTTGGGCGCTTTTGCAGAGCTAAAGATAAAGGCCTATGTTGAGCTAAAAAAGCTAACCCCAGCAAAACAACTCCTTGAAATAAAGATAGAATTGCCTCCTGGGGTCAAAGTTTTAGAGCTTGAGCCACGCAAAATTAAGGTTAACCTTGAATAG
- the cdaA gene encoding diadenylate cyclase CdaA, protein MKDLLRQYLNLLRWQDIVDILIVAYLFYRILLLIRGTRAVQMAAGLAMLVMMYFVAANLQLLTLHWLLGTFLSSIFLVVIIVFQDDIRRALIQMGQTPFVKASAEYSQIIEEIVKAVTVLSEKKIGALIVIERNTGLGEFIESGTPLDAKVTRDLLISIFQKNSPLHDGAVIIREGRVAVAGAILPLSTNPKISRRLGTRHRAAIGITEVSDAVAIVVSEETGSISVALGGKITRDIQPSNLRQLLLNLLGFQEGQNRWWRRRIFK, encoded by the coding sequence GTGAAAGACCTCCTGAGGCAGTACCTGAACCTCCTACGCTGGCAAGACATCGTTGACATCCTAATCGTAGCCTACCTTTTCTACCGCATTCTCCTGCTTATCCGTGGTACCCGTGCAGTTCAAATGGCAGCAGGCCTTGCCATGCTGGTGATGATGTACTTTGTGGCGGCAAATTTGCAGCTTCTTACGTTACACTGGCTTTTAGGCACCTTTCTTTCTTCCATTTTTTTGGTGGTCATTATTGTTTTTCAGGACGATATCAGGCGGGCCTTGATTCAGATGGGGCAGACCCCTTTTGTCAAGGCTAGCGCTGAGTACAGCCAAATTATCGAAGAAATTGTGAAAGCCGTTACCGTGCTTTCTGAAAAAAAAATCGGAGCCCTTATTGTTATTGAGAGAAATACCGGTTTAGGGGAATTCATAGAAAGCGGTACCCCTCTTGATGCCAAAGTAACCAGGGATTTATTGATTTCTATCTTTCAGAAAAATTCACCCCTTCACGACGGAGCCGTAATCATTCGCGAAGGAAGGGTTGCTGTTGCCGGGGCGATTCTTCCTCTTTCTACCAATCCCAAAATTAGCAGGCGCCTTGGTACAAGGCATAGGGCTGCCATAGGCATCACAGAGGTAAGTGATGCCGTAGCCATCGTGGTTTCTGAGGAAACCGGGAGCATTTCCGTGGCCTTAGGCGGGAAGATTACCCGTGATATCCAGCCTTCTAATTTGCGGCAGTTGCTGCTCAACTTACTTGGCTTTCAGGAAGGCCAAAATCGCTGGTGGCGGAGGCGCATTTTTAAGTGA
- the folP gene encoding dihydropteroate synthase, producing MLPPLKVRNKLFEWGEKTYLVGVLNITPDSFSDGGLYLNPAKALRRAEELIAAGVDIIDIGGESTRPFAKPVPVEEELKRVVPVVEAIRKACDIPISIDTYKAKVAEEALAAGADIINDVSALRFDPAMAKVAAKANVPVILMHMKGNPQTMQVNPEYEDVLEEIALFFEERINFAEKSGIKREKLIIDPGIGFGKRFEDNLKIIKHVDFFKRLRLPVMLGPSRKSFLGQILGKEAPERDAGTMAVVAYAALKNVDLVRVHNVAMANDVLRVMEAIKGVR from the coding sequence ATGCTGCCGCCGCTTAAAGTTAGAAACAAATTATTCGAATGGGGCGAAAAAACTTATCTTGTGGGCGTTTTAAACATAACGCCTGATTCTTTTTCTGACGGTGGCCTTTATCTAAACCCTGCTAAGGCCTTAAGGCGTGCTGAAGAGCTTATCGCTGCCGGGGTAGATATTATCGACATTGGAGGGGAATCTACCAGGCCCTTTGCTAAGCCCGTCCCAGTTGAAGAAGAATTAAAAAGGGTTGTCCCGGTTGTCGAGGCCATTAGGAAGGCTTGCGACATTCCTATTTCTATTGACACTTACAAGGCCAAAGTGGCTGAAGAAGCCCTTGCTGCTGGGGCTGACATCATTAACGACGTGAGTGCTTTGCGTTTTGATCCTGCTATGGCCAAAGTGGCAGCTAAGGCCAATGTTCCGGTCATCTTGATGCACATGAAAGGCAACCCCCAAACCATGCAGGTTAATCCTGAGTATGAAGATGTGCTGGAAGAAATAGCCCTTTTCTTTGAAGAAAGAATAAATTTTGCCGAAAAAAGTGGTATCAAAAGAGAAAAACTTATCATTGATCCTGGCATTGGTTTTGGTAAGCGTTTTGAAGACAACCTCAAAATAATCAAACATGTAGATTTTTTTAAAAGATTACGTTTACCAGTTATGCTTGGTCCTTCACGTAAATCTTTTCTAGGCCAGATTTTGGGAAAAGAAGCCCCTGAAAGGGATGCGGGCACCATGGCTGTGGTAGCCTATGCAGCCCTTAAAAATGTAGATCTGGTGCGCGTTCATAACGTGGCCATGGCCAATGATGTTTTAAGGGTAATGGAAGCTATAAAGGGGGTTCGGTGA
- the ftsH gene encoding ATP-dependent zinc metalloprotease FtsH, which yields MRSFYRNLTIWLLIALAMIFLFNLVSTPHKTGQEISYTDFISMVKKGQITEVTIKGKEIRGVVADKKETFVTYIPDGDNEIFPILREAGVRINVKPHEENPWYLSFLISWLPMLLLVGVWIFFMRQMQAGSGRAFSFGRSRARMISGEEVKVTFEDVAGVDEAKEELEEVIEFLRDPQKFTKLGGRIPKGVLLVGPPGTGKTLLAKAIAGEAGVPFFSISGSDFVEMFVGVGAARVRDLFTQAKKNAPCIIFIDEIDAVGRHRGAGLGGGHDEREQTLNQLLVEMDGFEGNEGIIVIAATNRPDILDPALLRPGRFDRQVVVPPPDVKGREKILKVHTRNVPIAEDVDLEVIAKSTPGFTGADLQNLVNEAALIAARKGKDKVHMEDFEEAKDKILMGRERKTAVISEEEKRITAYHEAGHTMVAKLLPGTDPVHKVSIIPRGQALGITQQLPLDERHTYPKDYLLKRLMVLLGGRAAEELVFNEFTTGAGNDIERATEIARRMVCEWGMSEKLGPVAFGQRHEPVFLGKELTQIKNYSEATALAIDNEIRDIVLTCYNKAKKLLEDNIELLHRLANALLEKETLDGKAIDEILGLSSERPAEGAVS from the coding sequence TTGCGTAGTTTTTATCGAAACCTGACAATTTGGCTGTTAATTGCGCTCGCAATGATATTTTTGTTCAACCTGGTTAGCACCCCTCACAAGACCGGCCAGGAAATCTCTTATACTGATTTTATTTCTATGGTCAAAAAGGGCCAAATTACCGAGGTGACTATCAAAGGCAAAGAAATACGAGGTGTTGTGGCAGATAAGAAAGAAACCTTTGTTACCTATATCCCGGACGGAGACAACGAAATATTTCCGATTTTGCGTGAGGCTGGGGTCCGCATAAACGTCAAACCCCATGAAGAAAATCCTTGGTACCTGTCGTTCTTAATATCCTGGCTTCCCATGCTTCTCTTGGTGGGGGTGTGGATATTTTTCATGCGCCAGATGCAGGCAGGAAGCGGTCGGGCCTTTTCTTTTGGCCGCAGCCGGGCGCGCATGATCTCTGGCGAAGAAGTAAAAGTCACTTTTGAAGACGTGGCCGGTGTTGATGAAGCCAAAGAAGAACTTGAAGAAGTGATTGAATTTTTGCGAGATCCCCAAAAGTTTACCAAGCTTGGCGGTCGCATCCCCAAAGGTGTTCTTTTGGTTGGCCCACCAGGAACAGGGAAAACCCTTCTTGCCAAGGCCATCGCTGGAGAAGCAGGGGTGCCCTTTTTCAGCATTAGTGGTTCGGATTTTGTAGAGATGTTCGTTGGTGTTGGTGCCGCCAGGGTGCGAGATCTTTTTACCCAGGCGAAGAAAAACGCTCCTTGTATCATCTTCATTGATGAAATCGACGCCGTAGGCAGACACCGTGGTGCGGGGCTTGGCGGTGGGCATGATGAACGCGAACAAACCCTTAACCAGCTTCTGGTAGAGATGGACGGCTTTGAAGGCAATGAGGGAATCATCGTCATTGCAGCCACCAACCGCCCAGACATTTTAGACCCAGCCCTTTTGCGTCCTGGGCGCTTTGACCGCCAGGTGGTGGTACCACCCCCTGACGTTAAAGGTCGGGAAAAGATCCTCAAGGTTCATACCAGAAATGTCCCCATTGCCGAAGACGTTGATCTTGAAGTCATTGCCAAATCTACCCCAGGGTTCACCGGGGCTGATTTACAGAACCTGGTTAACGAAGCCGCACTTATTGCCGCACGCAAAGGAAAAGACAAGGTCCACATGGAAGACTTTGAAGAAGCCAAAGATAAAATCCTTATGGGCCGTGAGCGCAAGACCGCGGTGATAAGTGAAGAAGAAAAAAGAATTACCGCTTATCACGAAGCTGGCCACACCATGGTAGCAAAACTTCTTCCTGGAACTGATCCGGTGCACAAAGTAAGCATTATTCCCAGAGGTCAGGCCCTGGGGATTACTCAGCAACTTCCCCTTGATGAGCGCCACACTTATCCCAAAGACTATCTGCTAAAGCGCCTCATGGTGCTTCTTGGTGGACGTGCCGCTGAAGAGTTGGTGTTCAACGAATTTACTACTGGTGCTGGAAATGATATCGAACGGGCTACTGAGATTGCCCGTCGTATGGTTTGTGAATGGGGAATGAGTGAAAAGCTTGGCCCCGTGGCCTTTGGCCAGCGTCACGAGCCAGTTTTCCTCGGCAAAGAGCTTACGCAAATCAAAAACTACAGTGAAGCCACTGCCCTTGCCATTGATAATGAAATCAGAGACATTGTGCTTACTTGCTATAACAAGGCCAAAAAGTTGCTCGAGGACAATATCGAGCTACTTCACCGTTTGGCGAATGCGCTGCTTGAAAAAGAAACCTTAGACGGCAAGGCTATTGATGAAATACTTGGCCTTTCGTCAGAAAGGCCTGCCGAGGGAGCTGTTTCGTAG